Below is a genomic region from Thermoflexus sp..
CCACCGCGTGACCGACGACACCCCCTACGGGGGCGGCGGGGGGATGGTCATGCGGCCGGAGCCGATTTTCGACGCGGTGGAGCACATCCTCTCGGATGCCCCGCCCGACGCGCGGGAGGAGATCCCCATCATCCTCCTGGATCCCGCAGGGCGCCGCTTCACCCAGGAAGTGGCCTGGGAGCTTTCCCGCTACCCCCGGCTGGTGCTGATCTGCGGGCATTACGAAGGCGTGGATGAGCGGGTGCGGGAGCACCTGGTCACGGATGAGATCTCCATCGGGGATTTCATCCTGACCGGTGGGGAACCAGCCGCCCTGGTGATCATCGATGCAGTGGTCCGCCTGCTGCCCGGGGTGCTGGGGGATCCAGAGGCCCCTCGCCACGATTCCTTCGCGGAAAGCCTGCTGGAACACCCCCACTACACCCGCCCCGCGGTCTACCG
It encodes:
- the trmD gene encoding tRNA (guanosine(37)-N1)-methyltransferase TrmD, with product MRIDVVTLFPEYFESPLRVSILKRAQETGRVQIEVYSLRAFGLGRHRVTDDTPYGGGGGMVMRPEPIFDAVEHILSDAPPDAREEIPIILLDPAGRRFTQEVAWELSRYPRLVLICGHYEGVDERVREHLVTDEISIGDFILTGGEPAALVIIDAVVRLLPGVLGDPEAPRHDSFAESLLEHPHYTRPAVYRGWEVPEILRSGHHAAIARWRRMQSLRRTWERRPDLLLRATLTDEERAWIARWEAERRALLKPLLEGETGPAGG